The following coding sequences lie in one Bifidobacterium sp. ESL0690 genomic window:
- a CDS encoding NAD(P)-dependent oxidoreductase encodes MTEKILVTGIVPREGLDKLFDRFDVTYSAEKPFTRDFVLEHGHEYDGMILMAQKGDRELIDACSNLKVISVNGVGYDHVDVEYAKQKGIVVSNSPREVRIPTAEFTMTLMLAAVKRLHFYDGIVRRGDWIDPSERKYQGRTLNGLTLGVFGMGRIGKTVAKYAQAFGMKVIYNNDCPLGEEFDRENNCEYVDFDELLKRSDVVTIHAPELPSTHGVFNAEAFAKMKNDAYLINAARGPIVQEKALVDALESGQIAGAGLDVFEFEPKVSEKLRSLPNVVLSPHAGTGTIEARIGLAAEAADNLISFFDGKPINVVNK; translated from the coding sequence ATGACCGAGAAAATTCTGGTGACGGGGATTGTGCCTCGCGAAGGGCTTGACAAGCTGTTCGATCGTTTCGACGTGACGTATTCTGCCGAAAAGCCGTTCACCCGCGACTTCGTTCTGGAGCACGGCCACGAATACGACGGCATGATTCTTATGGCCCAGAAGGGCGACCGTGAGCTGATTGACGCATGCAGCAACCTGAAGGTCATCTCGGTCAACGGTGTCGGCTACGACCATGTCGATGTGGAATACGCCAAGCAGAAGGGCATTGTGGTTTCCAACAGCCCGCGCGAGGTGCGCATCCCGACGGCCGAGTTCACCATGACGTTGATGCTCGCTGCGGTCAAGCGCCTGCATTTCTACGACGGCATCGTCCGCCGTGGCGACTGGATCGATCCCTCCGAGCGCAAGTATCAGGGCCGCACCTTGAACGGCCTGACCTTGGGTGTCTTCGGCATGGGCCGCATCGGCAAGACCGTTGCCAAGTATGCGCAGGCCTTCGGCATGAAAGTCATCTACAACAACGATTGCCCGTTAGGCGAGGAGTTCGACCGCGAGAACAACTGCGAATATGTCGATTTCGACGAGTTGCTGAAGCGTTCCGATGTGGTGACCATCCACGCTCCCGAACTGCCGAGCACCCACGGCGTTTTCAACGCCGAAGCATTCGCCAAGATGAAGAACGACGCGTATCTTATCAATGCGGCACGTGGTCCGATCGTGCAGGAGAAGGCGCTGGTCGACGCGCTGGAATCCGGCCAGATCGCCGGTGCCGGACTCGACGTCTTCGAGTTCGAGCCGAAGGTCTCCGAGAAGCTGCGTTCGCTGCCCAACGTCGTGCTTTCGCCTCACGCGGGCACCGGCACCATCGAGGCGCGCATCGGCCTGGCTGCCGAAGCCGCCGACAACCTGATCAGCTTCTTCGACGGCAAGCCGATCAACGTCGTCAACAAGTAA
- a CDS encoding YhcH/YjgK/YiaL family protein, which yields MENGNALDYRTDPKVRARIDKAIAYLNSHAAELSGRADETYSLDGTDDIVVHLQSYDSMDYQTISYESHHDHIDLHYLLSGQEYVRWWDTGSVEPNTEYNAENDIVFYPHPEHHNRVLLTPGHYVLVYPEDMHAPRGMVGDNAEPVHKVVVKISVL from the coding sequence ATGGAAAATGGAAATGCATTGGATTATCGCACCGACCCCAAGGTCCGCGCGAGGATCGACAAGGCCATCGCTTATCTTAATTCGCACGCCGCTGAGCTTTCTGGCAGAGCCGACGAAACGTATTCGCTGGACGGTACCGACGACATCGTGGTGCACTTGCAGAGCTACGATTCCATGGATTATCAGACCATCAGCTACGAAAGCCACCACGATCATATCGATCTGCACTATCTGCTTTCGGGGCAGGAATACGTGCGTTGGTGGGATACCGGCAGTGTCGAGCCCAACACGGAATACAATGCGGAAAACGACATCGTCTTCTACCCGCACCCTGAGCATCACAATCGCGTGCTGCTGACTCCCGGACACTATGTGCTCGTCTATCCCGAAGACATGCATGCCCCGCGTGGCATGGTGGGGGACAACGCCGAACCGGTGCATAAGGTCGTTGTCAAGATTTCGGTGCTTTGA
- a CDS encoding LacI family DNA-binding transcriptional regulator, with protein MHYTIKDIAKQAGVSKSTVSRYIRGERDKISPSTQKIVAKVIQELDYRPNQVAVGLARGQMPTVGVIVSDISNPFSSVFMKGIFDACEERDQSTAFAISDGSIRRERDIIKNFRSSSVDRLIIQTCGDNEKFLSKLDPRKTVIIDRPLKKVMFSTVTSDNYDSTLQAIHYLQDQRCTPVAFVTLDIKSVTTRSIRCDAYLDAVEGKQEPIVVSFDTAAEAEERLTKLFASTRRPKGIFTSNGEALKIFLKFARKHGIAIGRDVGVISFEDWDWMEFLNPAITAVRQDSYTMGYVSAKTLLEGGTPIGGKPQTQIIESKLVVRDSTSLR; from the coding sequence ATGCATTACACAATTAAAGATATTGCAAAACAAGCCGGAGTCTCGAAATCGACCGTCTCCCGCTATATCAGGGGCGAACGGGACAAGATCTCGCCGTCCACGCAAAAGATCGTAGCCAAGGTAATACAGGAACTCGATTATCGGCCGAACCAGGTGGCCGTCGGTTTGGCGCGTGGACAGATGCCGACGGTCGGTGTGATCGTCTCCGACATCAGCAATCCTTTTTCGTCGGTATTCATGAAAGGCATTTTTGACGCCTGCGAGGAGCGCGACCAGTCCACGGCGTTCGCCATTTCGGATGGCAGCATCAGGCGGGAACGCGATATCATCAAAAATTTCAGGTCATCCAGCGTCGACAGGCTGATCATTCAGACCTGCGGTGACAATGAAAAGTTCCTTTCCAAACTGGATCCGCGCAAGACCGTCATCATCGACAGGCCGCTCAAAAAAGTGATGTTTTCCACCGTCACTTCCGACAATTACGACAGCACCTTGCAGGCCATCCATTACCTGCAGGACCAGCGGTGCACGCCCGTTGCTTTCGTCACGCTCGACATCAAATCCGTGACCACGCGTTCCATCCGTTGCGACGCCTACCTTGACGCAGTCGAAGGCAAGCAGGAGCCGATTGTCGTCTCCTTCGACACGGCGGCTGAAGCGGAGGAGCGGCTGACAAAGCTCTTCGCCTCGACTAGGCGGCCGAAGGGAATTTTCACCTCCAACGGCGAAGCATTGAAGATTTTCCTGAAATTCGCCAGGAAGCATGGCATCGCCATTGGCCGCGATGTCGGCGTGATCTCCTTCGAGGACTGGGATTGGATGGAGTTCCTGAACCCAGCGATTACCGCCGTTCGGCAGGATTCGTACACCATGGGCTACGTTTCGGCCAAGACGCTGCTGGAAGGCGGAACGCCGATTGGCGGCAAGCCCCAGACCCAGATCATCGAATCAAAACTGGTGGTCAGGGATTCGACGTCGCTTCGCTAG